A single window of Aspergillus puulaauensis MK2 DNA, chromosome 5, nearly complete sequence DNA harbors:
- the SEC26 gene encoding coatomer subunit beta (BUSCO:EOG09260GKG;~COG:U;~EggNog:ENOG410PHGH;~InterPro:IPR016024,IPR011989,IPR016460,IPR011710, IPR002553,IPR029446;~PFAM:PF01602,PF07718,PF12717,PF14806;~go_component: GO:0005737 - cytoplasm [Evidence IEA];~go_component: GO:0030117 - membrane coat [Evidence IEA];~go_component: GO:0030126 - COPI vesicle coat [Evidence IEA];~go_function: GO:0005198 - structural molecule activity [Evidence IEA];~go_process: GO:0006886 - intracellular protein transport [Evidence IEA];~go_process: GO:0016192 - vesicle-mediated transport [Evidence IEA]) produces MASFLENAYSMVHLDNTADQPSQQELKVQLEKGNDETKLDTMRRIITIMLNGDPMPQLLMHIIRFVMPSKSKPLKKLLYFYYEICPKHDSSGKLKQEMILVCNGIRNDLQHPNEFVRGNTLRFLCKLREPELIEPLLSSARSCLDHRHAYVRKSAVWAVASIFQHSESLIPDAPELIQTFLETESDGTCKRNAFAALMSISHQKALEYLASTFDSVPNTDELLQLAELEFIRKDAVQNSQNKARYLRLIFDLLDASTSTVVYEAATSLTALTSNPVAVKAAAGKLIELSIKEADNNVKLIVLDRVDQLRIRNEGVLGDLTMEILRVLSSPDIDVRRKALGIALEMVSSKNVEEIVMLLKKELAKTVDEQYEKNSEYRQLLIQSIHNCAIKFSEIAASVVDLLMDFIADFNNNSAVDVISFVKEVVEKFPKLRASIVDRLVSTLSEVRAGKVYRGVLWVVGEYSLEERDIREAWKKIRASLGEIPILASEQRLLDEVPEDTLPKEQINGHAKPSAPKVLADGTYATESALTSQSAAAARLQAVKAAQKPPLRQLILDGDYYLATVLSSTLTKLVMRHSEVSQEPARTNALRAEAMLIMISIIRVGQSQFVAAPIDEDSVDRIMTCVRSLAEFSERKEIETTFLEDTRKAFRAMVQVEDKKRAAKEASEKAKSAVQIDDAIPIRQFTKKSDEEAEEIELDLAKATGGDSTVETVSSKLSRVVQLTGFSDPVYAEAYVTVHQFDIVLDVLLVNQTLETLQNLSVEFATLGDLKVVERPTTHNLGPRDFLNVQATVKVSSTDTGVIFGNIVYDGASSTETHVVILNDIHADIMDYIQPAQCTETQFRTMWTEFEWENKVNINSKAKTLREFLKQLMESTNMACLTPEASLTGDCRFLSANLYARSVFGEDALANLSIEKEGDDGPVTGFVRIRSRSQGLALSLGSLKGLKASTA; encoded by the exons ATGGCGTCGTTTTTGGAAAATGCGTACAGCATGGTCCACCTGGACAATACTGCTGACCAGCCTTCTCAACAAGAACTGAAggtgcagctggagaagggtaACGATGAGACCAAGTTGGATACAATGAGGAGAATCATTACGATCATGCTCAACGGAGATCCCATGCCTCAGTTATTGATGCACATCATTCGCTTTGTCATGCCGTCCAAGAGCAAGCCTCTTAAGAAACTGCTATACTTCTACTATGAGATCTGTCCGAAGCACGACTCAAGTGGGAAGCTTAAGCAGGAAATGATCCTGGTGTG CAATGGCATTCGTAACGATCTCCAGCACCCTAACGAATTCGTCCGAGGCAACACCCTGCGATTCCTCTGCAAGCTCCGAGAACCCGAACTCATCGAACCCCTCCTTTCATCCGCACGGTCATGTTTGGACCATCGACACGCATACGTGAGGAAGAGTGCCGTATGGGCTGTTGCGTCTATCTTCCAACATTCGGAATCTCTCATCCCCGATGCGCCAGAGCTCATCCAAACATTCCTCGAAACAGAATCCGATGGCACTTGCAAACGGAATGCATTTGCGGCTCTTATGTCTATTAGCCACCAGAAGGCCCTGGAGTACTTGGCTTCTACCTTTGACAGCGTCCCCAATACTGATGAATTACTTCAACTTGCCGAGCTGGAGTTTATTAGGAAGGATGCGGTACAAAATTCGCAAAACAAG GCGAGATACCTGCGATTGATCTTCGACCTTCTCGATGCGTCGACGAGTACTGTGGTATACGAGGCGGCCACCTCCCTTACAGCACTCACGAGCAATCCGGTCGCTGTTAAAGCCGCTGCAGGGAAATTGATTGAGTTGAGCATCAAGGAGGCGGACAACAACGTGAAACTCATTGTCCTGGACCGGGTGGACCAATTACGAATTCGCAATGAAGGTGTTCTCGGCGACCTTACAATGGAGATTCTCCGGGTTCTCTCTAGCCCTGATATCGACGTGCGACGGAAAGCTCTCGGTATCGCCTTGGAAATGGTCTCGAGCAAGAACGTGGAGGAAATCGTGATGCTTTTGAAGAAAGAACTCGCCAAGACTGTGGACGAACAATATGAGAAG AACAGCGAATACCGTCAACTGCTCATCCAGTCAATTCACAACTGCGCTATCAAATTCTCAGAGATTGCTGCTAGCGTTGTCGACCTGCTGATGGACTTTATCGCCGACTTCAACAACAACTCCGCGGTTGACGTGATTTCGTTCGTCAAGGAGGTTGTCGAGAAATTCCCCAAGCTTCGTGCGTCCATTGTGGACCGTCTGGTTTCTACTCTCAGTGAGGTCCGCGCCGGAAAGGTTTACCGTGGTGTCCtgtgggttgttggcgagtATTCGCTTGAGGAGAGAGATATTCGTGAggcttggaagaagattaGAGCAAGTCTCGGGGAGATCCCTATCTTAGCTTCAGAGCAGCGGCTTCTTGATGAGGTACCCGAAGACACCTTGCCCAAGGAACAGATCAATGGCCACGCCAAACCTTCAGCCCCGAAAGTGCTGGCAGACGGTACATATGCAACGGAGAGCGCCCTTACTAGCCAGTCCgcggctgctgctcgtttgCAAGCAGTCAAGGCGGCCCAGAAGCCTCCTCTGCGCCAGCTGATCTTGGATGGCGATTACTACCTCGCGACTGTTCTCTCATCAACATTGACTAAGTTGGTGATGCGACATTCGGAGGTCTCCCAGGAACCTGCTCGTACCAACGCTCTACGCGCTGAAGCCATGCTGATTATGATCTCCATCATTCGTGTTGGTCAATCGCAATTTGTCGCCGCCCCGATTGACGAAGATTCTGTTGACCGTATCATGACCTGTGTTCGATCTCTTGCTGAATTCTCCGAGAGGAAAGAAATTGAGACAACGTTCCTCGAGGACACCCGCAAGGCCTTCCGCGCTATGGTTCAGGTCGAAGACAAGAAACGCGCCGCCAAGGAAGCCTcggagaaggccaagagcGCTGTTCAAATTGACGACGCCATCCCGATCCGACAGTTCACGAAGAAATcagatgaagaggctgaggagaTTGAGCTCGATCTCGCCAAGGCAACAGGAGGTGACTCGACGGTGGAAACCGTGTCTTCTAAGCTGAGCCGTGTTGTTCAACTCACTGGTTTTTCAGATCCCGTCTACGCAGAGGCTTATGTTACGGTGCACCAATTTGATATTGTTCTCGACGTGCTCTTGGTTAACCAGACTTTGGAGACTTTGCAGAACCTGTCAGTTGAGTTCGCCACGCTGGGAGACTTGAAGGTCGTGGAGCGGCCAACTACTCACAACCTCGGCCCTCGTGACTTCTTGAACGTGCAGGCTACAGTCAAGGTGTCATCAACGGATACAGGTGTCATTTTCGGCAACATTGTGTACGACGGTGCTAGCTCAACGGAGACTCATGTTGTCATTCTCAATGATATCCACGCCGATATTATGGATTACATCCAGCCTGCTCAGTGCACGGAGACCCAGTTCCGCACGATGTGGACTGAATTTGAATGGGAGAACAAGGTAAACATCAACTCTAAGGCTAAGACTCTCCGCGAGTTCCTTAAGCAACTCATGGAGAGCACCAACATGGCATGCCTTACTCCCGAGGCCTCGCTTACAGGTGACTGTCGGTTCCTGAGTGCTAATCTTTACGCTCGGAGTGTATTCG GCGAGGATGCCCTAGCGAACTTGAGCATTGAAAAggaaggagacgatgggCCCGTTACCGGTTTTGTCCGGATAAGAAGCCGTTCTCAAGGGCTGGCTCTAAGCCTTGGCTCGCTGAAAGGTCTCAAAGCGTCGACTGCATGA
- the MNH1 gene encoding mago nashi family protein (COG:A;~EggNog:ENOG410PID9;~InterPro:IPR004023,IPR036605;~PFAM:PF02792;~go_component: GO:0005634 - nucleus [Evidence IEA];~go_component: GO:0035145 - exon-exon junction complex [Evidence IEA];~go_process: GO:0008380 - RNA splicing [Evidence IEA]), whose product MSGQNEQFYIRYYSGHSGRFGHEFLEFDFRTLGDGRSAAVRYANNSNYRNDSLIRKEMCVSSVMIQEIKRIIKSSEILKEDDSNWPQKNKDGRQELEIRLGNDHISFETAKIGSIAEVSETADPEGLRVFYYLVQDLKALIFSLISLHFKIKPI is encoded by the exons ATGTCGGGTCAAAACGAGCAGTTCTATATCCGTTACTA CTCAGGTCACTCTGGGCGGTTTGGACATGAGTTTCTAG AATTCGATTTCCGTACCCTCGGTGATGGTCGCAGCGCTGCTGTCCGATATGCGAACAATTCCAACTATCGCAATGACTCCCTCATCCGTAAAGAGA TGTGCGTGAGCTCGGTGATGATCCAAGAAATCAAGCGCATCATCAAGAGCAGCGAGATTCTGAA GGAGGACGATTCGAACTGGCCGCAGAAGAACAAGGACGGGCGACAGGAGCTAGAAATACGGTTAGGCAATGATCATATCTCATTTGAG ACCGCCAAAATCGGGTCAATCGCTGAGGTGTCGGAAACCGCAGACCCCGAAGGTCTTCGGGTGTTCTACTACCTTGTACAGGATCTAAAGGCACTGATTTTCTCGTTGATATCTCTTCACTTCAAG ATCAAACCGATCTAA